A genomic window from Armatimonadota bacterium includes:
- a CDS encoding metalloregulator ArsR/SmtB family transcription factor, producing the protein MIARQARLLRTLSHPGRLAIVAALGRGEACVCHLAAALGRSQPYVSQQLAILRAAGLLTARRQGTFTYYALRDFSVLGVVDLAGRLAGGPSFTRARRAPVRGCDCPACRVATGEERHAQ; encoded by the coding sequence GTGATCGCCAGGCAGGCGCGCCTGCTCCGGACGCTCTCCCATCCCGGACGTCTGGCCATTGTTGCCGCTCTTGGCAGGGGTGAGGCCTGCGTCTGCCACCTGGCCGCGGCGCTTGGCCGCTCCCAGCCCTACGTCTCACAGCAACTGGCGATCCTGCGGGCGGCCGGCCTGCTCACCGCGCGGCGGCAGGGGACGTTTACCTACTACGCCCTGCGCGACTTCTCCGTCCTCGGCGTGGTCGATCTCGCCGGTCGCCTCGCCGGCGGCCCTTCGTTCACTCGAGCCCGACGGGCGCCGGTCCGGGGATGCGACTGCCCCGCCTGCAGGGTCGCCACAGGGGAGGAACGCCATGCTCAGTAG
- a CDS encoding carboxymuconolactone decarboxylase family protein — MELPAPYRAFQSAYPEVWQAYDRLGAALHGWGPLDAKTRALVKLGIAVGARLEGAVHAHTRLAREAGATPEEIRHAVLLALTTIGFPSMMAARTWVEDVLAPGRAGG, encoded by the coding sequence ATGGAACTCCCTGCGCCCTATCGGGCCTTTCAATCCGCCTATCCCGAGGTCTGGCAGGCCTACGACCGTCTCGGTGCCGCCCTGCACGGCTGGGGCCCCCTGGACGCAAAGACGAGAGCACTGGTCAAGCTGGGCATCGCCGTGGGTGCCCGCCTGGAGGGTGCGGTCCACGCCCACACGCGGCTGGCCCGGGAAGCGGGGGCCACGCCGGAAGAGATCCGGCACGCGGTGCTGCTGGCCCTGACCACCATCGGGTTCCCGTCGATGATGGCGGCCAGGACCTGGGTGGAGGACGTCCTGGCTCCCGGGCGAGCCGGGGGCTAG
- a CDS encoding permease: protein MLSSVLLAGLRAVGGYIALHVLTCLIPAFLLAGALVTFVSKEAIMERLGAGTSRVTSFPAAAGASFFLAACSCTVIPVSSGLYYGGAGIGAAFIVLWVAPASNLLSLVYTGSILGGQMVWARLITALLMAMAVGWVMTVAFRNEEARRASATSNGPKSRIITPADSGLLALLVVSLLAPNYLVRSGPYSQKVLVWAIATVLVAGYGAWKKTRAELRRWMEESWWFVRMIFPLLLAGVFVVGVIGALLPRTWIESYLGGSGLRAAFFATLLGSVSYFATMTEAPFVHTLLGLGMGKGPALALLLTGPGLSLPNWLAIGRVFGVRKAVVYVSTIIVLGTIGGWFAGTFILR, encoded by the coding sequence ATGCTCAGTAGCGTCTTGCTCGCCGGCCTCCGGGCCGTCGGGGGCTACATCGCGTTACACGTCCTCACCTGTTTGATCCCGGCGTTCCTCCTCGCCGGGGCCCTGGTCACCTTTGTCTCAAAGGAGGCGATCATGGAGCGTCTCGGCGCCGGCACCTCCAGGGTCACGAGCTTCCCTGCGGCCGCCGGGGCGAGTTTCTTCCTTGCCGCGTGCTCCTGCACGGTCATCCCGGTCAGCAGCGGGCTGTACTACGGCGGGGCCGGCATCGGCGCCGCGTTTATCGTGCTGTGGGTGGCCCCTGCTTCCAACCTGCTGTCACTGGTCTATACCGGGAGCATCCTGGGCGGGCAGATGGTCTGGGCGCGCCTGATCACGGCACTCCTCATGGCCATGGCCGTCGGCTGGGTGATGACGGTGGCGTTCCGCAACGAGGAAGCCCGGCGCGCGAGCGCCACCTCCAACGGACCGAAGAGCCGGATCATCACCCCGGCCGACTCCGGCCTCCTGGCCCTGCTGGTCGTCTCCCTGCTGGCGCCCAACTACCTTGTGCGGTCGGGTCCCTACAGCCAGAAGGTCCTGGTCTGGGCCATCGCCACGGTGCTCGTCGCCGGCTATGGGGCCTGGAAAAAGACCCGGGCTGAGCTCCGCCGGTGGATGGAGGAGAGCTGGTGGTTCGTCCGCATGATCTTCCCCCTGCTGCTGGCCGGCGTCTTCGTGGTCGGCGTTATCGGCGCGCTGCTCCCGCGGACGTGGATCGAGAGTTATCTGGGCGGATCGGGTCTGCGGGCAGCGTTCTTCGCCACGTTGCTCGGGAGCGTGAGCTACTTCGCGACGATGACCGAAGCGCCGTTCGTACACACCCTCCTGGGATTGGGGATGGGCAAGGGCCCGGCGCTGGCCCTGCTGCTTACCGGGCCGGGACTGAGCCTGCCCAACTGGCTGGCCATCGGCCGGGTGTTCGGGGTGAGGAAGGCCGTGGTCTATGTGAGCACGATCATCGTGCTGGGGACGATCGGCGGATGGTTCGCCGGGACCTTCATCCTGCGCTGA